GGCGACGATGAACGGGTGAAACAGCGCCAGGCTGTTGGATTTGGCGTAGGCCCATTGGGCGAAACGGTAGCTGGCCAGCGTCAGCAGCAATCCGAACAAAGGGGTGTGCAGCAGCTCAGCCATGGTGCGAATCTCCTCCACCGCCGCCGTGGGAAGAGCGCCGCAGCAGCACCTTCAACAACAGGGTCACCAGCACCAGAGCGATCAGAGTGCCGAATACCACCGATACCGCCAGAGCCAGGGCATTGTCCTGATAGCGATGCCATTGCAGCACGATGCCAACGCCGAGAGGAAAGATCAGCAAGGTGATATGGCGAATCAGGGCACCGGCGGCCTCGGAGACTTTATCCATCCCCGGTGCGCCCAGCATTAGCGCGAACAGCAGCAGGATCATGCCCACCACCGGTGCCGGCAGTGGCAGGCCGGTGAGGTGGATCAGCACCTCGCCAAGAAATTGAAACAACAACAGAATCAGCAGGCCATCAATCATCAGGATCTCCCGGAAGTCCCCAGCTCTGGACAAAGCCCGGAATCACGGCGCTGCGGACCTGGAGTGGTGAAACGGAGTATCAACGGGAATGGCCTGAACCAAGCCTGAAAGGCCCGCGTCGAGTGCCTCCCTGCAGCGTCGTGGCGCCTGGCCCGGAGGCATGAAGCCGGCGGCCAGCGAAAAGAGCCACCGGCGAGAACCGGTCAGGCGCGTAACGGACGGAACAATTGTACCAGGGCGAACAGCAACAGTCCGGCAAACACCACCAGCGACCAGCCGGGGATGCTCAGACCAAGAAAGGTCCAGCTGATTTCGGCGCACTCGCCGGAGCCGGACAGCACCTGCGCCAGGACGTCATGGAACGGAAACACGTCGAGCATGTAATCCAGACCGGGACCACAGCCGGGCACCTGATCCGGCGGCAGGCTTTGCAGCCACAGATGGCGGATGGCGATGCCGCCTCCCACCAGCGCGGCGAGAGCCGTGAGTACGGCATAGAGACGTACGCCGATGCCTCGCGGACCGTGCAGGAACGCCACCAGCAGAATGGCCATCACCGCGAACACGGCGACGCGCTGGAAGATACACAGCGGGCAGGGCTCCAGGCCATCCACGTGCTGCAAATACAGGGCGCTGGCCATGGCGATAACACAGGCCAGCAGGGCGAGCCCGTTAAGGGCCCGGGGCGAAGGCAGTTTGGACCACATCGATTTGATTCCTTTCCAGCCTGTTTATTGTTCACCCTCTCCCACTCTCCTAAGACATGCGGGTTGTGCTTTTAGCTCCCCTCTCCCTTGAGGGGAGAGGGGCTGGGGGAGAGGGTGAGATGGACATGATGGTATGGAGTGCGGGACGGACACAATGGTTCCCCGCGCTATTGCCGTCAGTCCTTGCAACCATCAGTCCTTGAAATAGGTTTCCAGATAGCTTTCGAAATCCATGTCGTCCGCGGCTTCCCAGGCGGCCTGTTCGGTCAGGCTGTGCCGGGCCAGCGTGGCCAGTTGCGCCTCGCGGTCGGCATCCAGCGGCCGGGAACGGAAATGGTCTCTGTGGGCCAGAGCCTGGTTCATGGCGAACTGGAAGAAGGTCTGATCGCGGCTTTCCAGCTTGTCCATGATCTGCCCGGATGGCGTGGCGTCCGGTTCTTCCACCTTCAAACGCTGACGTTTCAAGGCATCGCAATAGTTGTTACCGCCATGACAGCGGTCGAACAACTCGGCGATCGGCACCATCTGGTCCAGTTTTTCCAGCGCCCACTGTTTCAACGTCACGCTCTCGCCCCAGTTATTCAGGGCCACGGAGGTGTCCCGGCCGTTGTAGACCACCTGACGCAGGTTGTCCTTACTGGCGTTCAGATCGCAGCTTTCCAACTGCGGCGAGGTGCGCAACAGGCAATAGGTGGCGAACAGGTCGAGGAAGCGGATTTCCTGCTGGTTGATGCCCACCGGTTCGAACGGGTTGAGGTCCAGAGCACGGATCTCGATGTACTCGACGCCACGCCGCTTGAGCGCCAGGGTGGGGCGCTCCCCTTTGTTGATGGTCCTTTTGGGCCGGATCGAGGAGTAGTACTCGTTTTCGATTTGCAGGATGTTGGCGTTCAGCTGTTGATAGTCGCCGTTGGCATCCAGTACGCCGATGGCGTCGTAGGCCGGTTCCGGTGTTTTGATGGCGTGGGTCAGCGTCTCCACGTATTCGTCGAGGTTGTTGTAGCTGATCGCCAGGGACGACTGGGCGTTGTTCTGGTAGCCGAGATCACTCATCCGCAGGCTGGTGGCGTGGGGACGGTAGAGGCTGTGGTCGAAGCGCTCCAGCAGGTGGTGTTCGCGGCCGGCCAGGAACGACGCGCACAATGCCGGCGAAGCGCCGAACAGATACACCAGCAGCCAGGAGTAACGCTGGAAGTTGCGGGTCAGATCGAAGTAGCGCCGGGAGATGAAATCCTGCAGCGGCTCGTCACTGCCTTCCTGAGCCTGATGCAATTGCCAGAACGATTCCGGGAAGGAAAAGTTGTAGTGAATGCCGGCGATGGTCTGCATCTTGCGGCCGTAGCGGTGGCCCAGGCCGATCCGGTAGATATGCTTCATACGGCCCACGTTGGAGCTGCCGTAGCGGGCCACCGGCACTTCGTTGTCCTCTTTCACCCGGCAGGGCATGGAATTGACCCACAGCAACTCGTCACCGATGTGGCGGTAGGTGTAGCGGTGCAGTTGATCGAGGAATTCCAGCGGGCTGTGCAGATCGCTGCTGGCGGGGGTGATGAACTCCAGCAGCGCTTCGGAATAGTCCGTGGTGATGTAAGGGTGAGTCAGAGCCGAGCCGAGAGCCTCGGGGTGGTCGGTTTGCGCCAGGTTGCCATCGGTGCTGATGCGCAGGCTTTCTTTTTCGATGCCCCGGCGAATTCCCACCAGGGTGCTGGCGGCGTCGGAGTCCAGGAGGGCCTGAATGCGTTGACTGAGCAGGTCGGTCATGGGGCTGTCCCATTCTTGGGGCGGTGATCGGGGCGGTGTCGGTCCGCCGCCCGTGTTGATGATCCGTTACCGGCGGCGCGCCGCCGGTTTGGCCGGTACGCCGTCCGCGGGCTGCTTGGCGGAAGGTTAGCCGCGCTTCTTCTTTTGCTCCAGGGCCTTGGCGAAAGCCGCGCCCAGGGCGCCCTGTGGTGCCGCCGCCGGTTTGTTGCCGCCACCACGCTGCCGCTGGCCGCCCCGCCGGCCCTTGCCCGCCGGTGCGCCCTCGCTCTGACCAGCCTGACGCTCCTGGTGGTGATCGTCCATACGCATGGTCAGGCTGATGCGTTTGCGCGCCTGATCCACTTCCAGCACTTTCACTTTGACGATGTCGCCGGGGTTGACCACATCATGGGGATCCTCGACGAATTTGTCGGCCAGCGCCGACACGTGCACCAGACCGTCCTGATGCACGCCGATGTCGACGAAGGCGCCAAAGTTGGTGACGTTGGTTACCGCGCCTTCCAGGATCATGCCCGGCTTCAGGTCGGCCAGGGTTTCCACCCCTTCCTTGAACTCCGCCGCCTTGAATTCCGGGCGCGGGTCGCGGCCCGGCTTTTCCAGCTCGCCAAGGATGTCGGTGACGGTGGGCAGACCGAAATGCTCGTCAGTGAACTCGACCGGTTTGACGCTCTTCAGGAACGGGATGTCGCCGATCAGGTCCTTGATCGGGCGGTCGTGCTGCTTGGCGATCCGCTCCACCACCGGATAGGCCTCCGGGTGCACAGCGGAACCGTCCAGCGGGTTCGTACCGTTCATGACCCGCAGGAAGCCGGCGGCCTGTTCGAAGGTCTTTTCACCCAGACGCGGCACCTGCTTCAGAGCGTCACGATCGTTGAAGGCGCCGTTCTTCTCGCGGAAGCTGACGATGTTGCCGGCGATGGTGCTGTTGAGGCCGGCGATGCGCGCCAGCAGCGGCGCGCTGGCGGTGTTCACGTCCACGCCGACGGCGTTCACGCAGTCTTCCACCACCGCATCCAGGGAGCGCGACAGCTTCACCTGGCTGACGTCGTGCTGGTACTGGCCGACGCCGATGGATTTCGGGTCGATCTTGACCAACTCCGCCAGCGGGTCCTGCAGACGGCGGGCGATGGACACGGCGCCGCGGAAGGACACATCCAGTTCCGGGAATTCCCGCGCCGCCAGCTCGGAGGCGGAGTACACCGAGGCGCCGGCCTCGGACACCATGATCTTCTGAATCTGCTGCTTGTCCTTGAGCGCCTTGACCAGTTCGCCGGCCAGCTTGTCGGTTTCGCGGCTGGCGGTGCCGTTGCCGATCGCCACCAGATCCACCTGATGCTTGACGCTCAGTTTGGTCAGCGCCGCCAGGGACTGTGCCCACTGATTTTTCGGCACGTGCGGAAAAATCGTGGTGTGTTCCAGCAACTTGCCGGTAGCGTCCACCACCACCACCTTGACCCCGGTACGCAGCCCCGGGTCCAGGCCCATGGTGGCCTTCGGACCCGCCGGAGAGGCCATCAGCAGGCTCTTGAGGTTGCGGGCGAACACCTGGATCGCCTCTTCCTCGGCCAGTTCGCGCACGCGGCCGAGCAGTTCGGTTTCCAGATGGGTGTTGAGTTTGATCTTCCAGGTCCAGCGCATCACCTCGCCGAGCCAGGTATCGGCGGCGCGGCCCTGATCGCGCCAGCCGGCCACTTCGCGGACCATGGCCACGCAGGGATGGGGTTCGGCGCTTTCCAGTTCTTCCGGCAGCACCATGGCGACGTGCAGCACGCCTTCGTTGCGGCCGCGAAACAGCGCCAGGGCACGGTGGCTGGGAATGTTCTTGAGTGCTTCCTGGTGTTCGAAGTAGTCGCGGAACTTGGCGCCTGCTTCTTCCTTGCCGTCGGCCACCCGGGACTGGATCTGGGCCCGCTCCCAAAGGAAGGTGCGCATGCGGGTGAGCAGTTCGGCGTTCTCGGCGAAGCGCTCCATCAGGATCTGCTTGGCGCCGTCCAGGGCGTCCTTGGCGGAAGCGATCTTGTGTTCTTCGTTGAGGTAAGCGGCGGCCTCGCTATCCGGGTCCAGGCCGGGATCGTTCAGCAGAGCGTCCGCCAGAGGCTCCAGGCCGGCCTCGCGGGCCATCTGCGCGCGGGTGCGGCGCTTGGGCTTGTACGGCAGATACAGATCCTCGAGCCGGGTCTTGGTGTCCGCCTCGCGGATCGCCTTTGCAAGCTCCGGGGTCAGCTTCTCCTGCTCGTCGATGCTCTTGAGGATCGCCTCGCGGCGCTCCTCCAGTTCGCGCAGGTAGCGCAGCCGCTCTTCCAGGTTCCGCAACTGGGTGTCATCCAGCCCGCCGGTGGCCTCTTTCCGGTAACGGGCGATAAACGGCACGGTGGCCCCTTCGTCCAGCAGGGCCACGGCGGCGGTCACCTGTTGCGGCTGGGCGTTGAGTTCCTGGGCGATGATCTGTTCGATGCTCTGCATGGGTATTCCTGGATTGCACGCTGATCCGCATCACGCCGGCGTTTCCGGCACGTATATAAGAAACGACCGGAATCATAGGGAATGACTCCGGCCGTTCATAGATTGACTTGCCAGGATGGCTGTGGTTATCGCCGCGAATCAGCGCAGAACCCGGTCGATTTCCGCCAGTAGCTCCGCTTCCCTGGGGGGCTTGACGATGTAGCCGGAGGCGCCCTGGCGCTCGCCCCAGACTTTGTCGGTCTCCTGATCCTTGGTGGTCACCAGGATCACCGGAATGCCTCCCAGCTCCGCGTCCCGGGTGATCTTGCGGGTGGCCTGGAAGCCATTCAGTTCCGGCATCACCACGTCCATCAGAATCAGGTCCGGGCGTTCGCTGCGCGCCCGTTCGATGCCCTCCACGCCGTTCACCGCGGTGATCACCTGATGCCCCTGCCCCTCAACGATCTTCGCCAGATTGGTGAGCTGGGTGGGTGAATCGTCCACCACCAGTATCTTGGCCATGCGTGTTATCCCCCCTGAAAACGGCATTTTGACAAAATGATAGCAGCCCGTCCGGCAAAGGTAAGCTGATGAAAAACGTCAGCCGGGTGCCGTTTCCGGTCAGGCCGGAGGTCGGCCAGGTACCGACAGTAATCTTTATATACAATCTTAATCATCGTAAAACTTGCCCGCCGTCACAGTGACGGGTATGAGACGGGGGCATCTGGCAGTTAAAAACGATTCGGGAAGCCTCATGAGCGAACAAGTGGACAAGATTCTGGTGGTGGACGATGACGCCCGCCTGCGCGGCCTGCTGCAACGGTTCCTCGAGGAGCAGGGCTACGCGGTGAAAGCGGTGGCGGACGCCGAGCAGATGGACCGGGCCTTGTCCCGGGAGATCTACTCGCTGATGGTGCTGGATCTGATGCTGCCCGGCGAGGACGGCTTGTCGATCTGCCGGCGTCTGCGCGAGAGCGAGAACACTCTGCCGATCATCATGCTCACCGCCAAGGGCGATGACGCCGAGCGTATCGAAGGGCTGGACGCCGGTGCCGACGATTACCTGCCCAAACCGTTCAATCCGAAGGAGTTGAGCGCGCGCATCCGCGCGGTGCTGCGCCGTCACGTGCGCGAAGTGCCCGGGGCGCCGAGCAAGGCGGAAGGCAGGGTGGACTTCGGGCCCTGGACACTGGACCTGTCCAGCCGCACGCTGAGCCGTGACGGTGAGCCGCAGGCGCTGACCACCGGTGAATTCGCCGTGCTCAAGGCGCTGATCCTGCATCAGCGGGAGCCGCTGACCCGGGACAAGCTGATGAGCCTGGCCCGGGGGCGGGAATGGTCCGCCATGGAGCGTTCCATTGACGTGCAGGTGTCGCGGCTGCGCCGCCTATTGGAGGAGGATCCCTCCAAGCCCCGCTATATCCAGACCGTATGGGGCGTGGGTTATGTGTTCGTGCCGGACTGAAATAATTCGCTTGCAGCGGCCCGCCGCCCGGACCAAGCGCCTGCGGCGGCTTCGTGGCCCTTCGTGAACACCGCCCTGGCAGCGCGCTGGAATGAGACCCTATGCCCAAACTTTATCCCCGCACCGCCTTTTTCCGCGCTGCCCTGATCGTCGGGCTGGTGATCGGCCTGAGCCAGGCGATCACCCTGTGGTTTTTCGCCCGTAACGCCTATCTTCCAGGTATCCGCGAGTACGCCCGGCTCACCGCCTTGCAAGCGGAACTGATCTTCGAGGAGGGCGCCGACGGCGACGTTCTGGAGTGGCGTCTGGGCGCCACCACCGGTATTGGCGTGGGGACGCCGCCGAGCTTGCGCGAACCGGACAGCCTGTTGCTGACGCGGCCGGTGGTGAACCAGTTCGGCGATGAATTGGCGGAGCTGCTGGACGAGCCGGTGACGGTCCGTCTGGAGGACGCCCGCCAGCCGGTGCTGTGGGTCAGCGCGCCGTCGTTCGAGGGCACCTGGCTGCGCGTGCCGATGGTGTTCTTCCGCGACTATGATCGTTACCTGCTGCTGGGCTGGGGTGTCACCGTACCGCTGTTGGCGGTGATCGGTGGCTTGCTGATCGCCCGCAGCCTGAACCGGCCGCTGCGCCGGCTGGCTCGGGTCGCGCTTAAAGTCGGCCGGGGGGAAGCGGTGCCGGTGCTGGACGACACCATCGGTCCCACCGAGATCCAGGCGGTGAACCGCGCCTTCAATCGCATGACCCGGGATCTGCAACAGGCGCAGCGGGACCGGGCGCTGCTGCTGGCGGGGGTATCCCACGATTTGCGCACGCCGCTGACCCGGCTGCGCCTGTCCGCTGAGTTTCTCGACGACGAGGAGCTGTCTCAGGGCATCATCGCCGACATCGAGGACATGGACGCGATCCTCGAGCAGTTCATTGCCTTCATTCGCGATGGCGCCGATGAGCAGCCTTCCTACGAAAGCCTTAACGCGCTGATCGAGGAAGTGTGCGGCAAATACCCGGCGGAGCAGCTCCGCGTCACTCTGGCGGAGGTGCCGCGCCTGATGCTCAAGCGGCTCACCGCCAAGCGCATGCTCACCAATCTGATCACCAACGCGCTCAAATACGGCGCCGCGCCGGTGGAGATCCACACCATGGTGGATGATAACGCGGTGTTGCTGATTGTCCGCGACCACGGGCGCGGCGTGCGCGAGGAGGACATTCCCATGCTGTTGCAGCCGTTCTCCCGTGGCGAGAAGGCGCGCACGCTCAGCGGCAGCGGCCTGGGCCTGGCCATCGTCAAGCGTATCGTCGACATGCACCACGGCCAGATGGCGCTGGACAACCACCCGGAAGGTGGCCTGCAGGTGCGTATCCGCTTCCCGGTCACCGGCCAACTGGTGCAGCCGGAGACCCTCTCCGCCGGGGTGCGCTAGGCGCCACGTTTCTCCACCGCGCGGCCGGCGAAGAACACCAGCAGGCCGCCCAGGGCCAGAGCGGTGCCCACCAGGCCGGTGGTGGACCAGGGCAGGTCGCCGCGGGTTGCGACGCCGGCCAGCCAGGCGCCGAGGGCGTTGGCCAGGTTGAAGGCGGCATGGTTGAGGGAAGCGGCCATGGTCTGGCCGTCGCCGGCCACATCCATCAGCCGCGTCTGCAGCGCCGGACCGAGCGCCATGCTGGTGCCCACCAGACCCACGAACAGCAGTCCCCACCACATGGAATTGGCGGCAACGAAGAACAGTCCCTGGATCACCGCGCACCAGATCAGAATGCCGGGGATGGATTTCATCAGATTGCCGTCGGCGGCGCGGGCGCCGGCCAGGGTGCCGAGGATGGTGCCGATACCGAAGATGGCCAGCACCAGCGGGCCCAGGGATTCGTCCATGCCGGCCTGCTCGGTGAGCGTGGGCATCACATAGCTGAACACCGCGAACATGCCGCCGAAGCCGATGCTGGCGATGCCCAGGGTGAACAACACCCGGTGTTTGAGCAGCGCGGACAATTCACGCAGCGGGCTGGCGTGGGGATCCACCGGTTGCACCGGCACGAAAATCCGCACCATCAGCGCGGTGAGCAGCGCGATGGCGCCGACCCCGGCGAACGCCACCGGCCAGCCGAACTGATTGCCGGCCCAGGTGCCCAGAGGGGCGCCCAACAGGATCGCCACGGTAAGGCCGGTCATCACCCGGGCCACCGCTCTGGCCCGTTGATGAAACGGCACCGCCGAGGCGGCGACCAGGGCGGCGACGCCGAAGTAGGCGCCGTGAGGCAAACCGGCGATGAACCTTAGCGCCACGAAGGACCAGAAACCGGGGGCCAACGCGCTGGCCAGATTGCCCAGCGCGAACACCAGCATCAGTATGATCAACAAGGCACGGCGCGGCACCCGGGCCGCCAGGGTGGAGATGATGGGCGCGCCCACCACCACGCCCATGGCGTAGCTGCTGATGGCGTAGCCCACGTCTTGCGGGTCCACCTGCAGATCCAGGGCGACCCGGTTGAGCAGGCCCATGATCACGAATTCCCCGGTGCCGATACCGAAGCCACCCAGCGCCAGCGCCAGTTCGGCGATGCGCGGGTGTCTGGCCATGGCGGCCTTGGGTTGCTGGACGGACATGCGCGCTCCTCGCTGCCGCGGCAAATAAAAAGCCGCCGAGAGAAATCGGCGGCCAGGAATGAGGTATGGGAAGACGTCTATTTTGACAGATTGGTTCCTAAACAGAAGAAAAGATTTTGTTTATGGTCATAATGAGTAAATCCAATGCGCTAACCGGATGGTTCCGATAGGGGCCGAGTTGATAAAAGGAGCAAAGCACCCGCCATGGAAGCGAATTACACCATCACCGAGGATGATTATGTCCGCGCCACGAAACTGTTCACCCGCCTGACGCCTAAATCGATGGCGGTTTTCGGGCTGGTCGTGGCGGTACTGGTCGTGCTGATGTTATTCGGCTCACCGGTGGTACGGGGGGCGGCGATGGGTGGCCTGATCGGCGGCGGCGTGATGTTCTTGCTGGGGCGTTTCGTCATCAACCCGCTCTTGTGCCGGCGCCATTATCGAAGCTACAAAGCGATTCAGGAGCCCACCACGATGACCCTGATGGACGACGGGATCCGCTTCGAGGCGGAGAGTGGCACCGCCATGGTGAGCTGGGACAAGATACTCAAGTGGCGCCACAACGACCGCTATATTCTCATCTATCCAATGCCGCGCCTGTACTACATCGTGCCCAAGGCGGCCGGGCCCGGATTCGACCCGGCGCTTCTGATCAAGGCGTTGAGTGCCCGTGTTGGCAGCGCGCGCTGAATCTCGAAGGCTCTACTCTAGCCGCCGAGTAAGGTGAACAGCACAGGCAAACCGAACGCCAATAGCAGACTGATTGCCAACCCCAGCATCGCTTTCATGGCATCCGACATCACCACGCGTGCGGTTTCCCGCGTCGAGGGGGTGAACATATGCATGGAAATGGCGAACTCCCGACCCGCCAGCAACCCCAGGAACACCCAGGTGGTGGACATGGGGATACTGCTCATCTCCTTGAACACAAACAGAATGATGGCGTAGATGAAATCGATGATGGTGGCCGCGCGGATGTCCACGGTACCGGTCTTGGTGGTGACGATGCGCTGGATGGTGCCGCCAGCGGTCTTGAAGATCCAGGCATGCAGGACCAGCAGCACCACCAGTGACAGGAAAAACTGCAGACCGTCCAGCTCCCGGGGCAGGTAGGCATAGATGTTGGCCAGATCCTGAATCAACCATTGGCTCCACAGGAAGCCGGTGGAGGCCCACTGCAATGCGACCCAATAGGAAGGCACCGGCTTGCCGTAGGTGCGGTCGAAATACTCGGTCAGATGCCGGATCACGAACCGGTAGGTGAACAACGCGACGATGAATGCCACGGCGTAACCGAGCCCTGATTTGCTCAGCATCGATTGCACGTTGCCGGCGGCGAATACCGACAACACCAGGAAGGTCGTGCTCACCGGTATGCCGTAACGGGTAAGAATCAGGATCGCCAGCGGCGGGATCACATAAAGCCAGGTGATGCCCTGTTCGGGCATGGGGAACTTCGCCAGACGGCCATAGGCCGGATCGCCGCCGTGGCTGAACCAGCCATACAGCAGCACGATCACCAGAATGGTACTGGCGAAGGCCCACAGCAGCCACCAGGGGCGATGATGGTTGGAGGAAATGAACGTGCCCAGGGTTTGGATGGCGTCGTTGGCGACAATGGAATACGCCGCCAGTAAGAAGCCCGCCACCATCAGAATATCGCCCATACTCTCGTTCCTTATGAATAGGGTTTGCCGACCAGCCTGTTCCCGATTGTTTACGACTCTATGACGTGGCGGTAAAAACGTTATGCTGGAGCCAGTCCGTGATCAGGAGAACAACGATGAACGAAGACAAACGCCGCCGTTATTCCGCGCCGGTGGTGGACGGCATTGCCAAGGCGCCGAGTCGGGCCATGTTGCGTGCCACCGGATTCACCGATGAGGATTTCGTCAAGCCGCAGGTGGGTATCGCGTCTACTTGGAGCCGGGTCACGCCTTGCAACATGCATATCGACGGCCTCGCCCGGGAGGCCGGTGCCGGCGCCGACGCCGCCGGTGGCAAGAGCGTGATCTTCAACACCATCACCATTTCCGATGGCATCGCCAATGGCACCGAGGGCATGAAGTACTCCCTGGTTTCCCGTGAGGTGATCGCCGACTCCATTGAAACCGTGGCCGGTTGCGAAGGCTTTGATGGGCTGGTGGCCATCGGTGGCTGCGACAAGAACATGCCCGGCTGCCTGATGGGGCTGGCACGGCTTAACCGGCCCTCGGTGTTCGTTTATGGCGGCACCATCCAGCCCGGTCCCGGCCACACCGATCTGATTTCCGTGTTCGAGGCGGTGGGGGCCTACACCAAGGGGGACAAGCGTCTGATCGAGGTGGAGCAGGTGGAGAAAGTGGCGGTGCCCGGCCCTGGTTCCTGTGGCGGTATGTACACCGCCAACACCATGGCCAGCGCCATCGAGGCATTGGGCATGAGCCTGCCGGGCAGCTCCGCCCAGAACGCCGTATCCGAGGACAAACTGGCCGATTGCCGGGCCGCCGGTGCCGCCGTGCTGGACCTGTTGGAACGGGACATCAAACCCAGCGATATTCTGACCCGGGAAGCGTTCGAGAACGCCATCACCGTGGTCATCGCCCTGGCCGGTTCCACCAATGCCGTGCTCCATTTGATGGCCATGGCCCATACCATCGGCGTGCCGTTGAGCCTGGAAGACTTCACCCGCATTGGTAAAAGGGTGCCGGTGCTGGCGGACGTGCGCCCCAGCGGGCATTACCTGATGAGCGAACTGGTGGCCATTGGCGGCATTCAGCCGCTGATGAAAACGCTGCTGGAGGAGGGGTTGTTGCACGGTGATTGCCTGACCGTCACCGGTCGCACCCTGGCGGAGAATCTGGCCGATGTGGCGCCCTATCCCGACGAGCAGAACATCATCCGTGCGCTGGATAACCCGATCAAGAAAGACAGCCATCTGCGTATTCTCTACGGCAACCTGGCGCCGACCGGCGCGGTGGCCAAGATCACCGGTCACGAGGGCACTCACTTCAGTGGCAAGGCACGGGTATTCGCCTCCGAGGAGGACGCCACTGCTGGCGTCATGGAAGGCACGGTGGTGGCCGGCGACGTGGTGGTGATCCGCTACGAAGGCCCGCGCGGCGGCCCGGGCATGCGTGAAATGCTGACACCCACTTCGGCGATCATGGGGCGCGGTTTGGGCAACGACGTGGCGCTGATCACCGATGGCCGTTTTTCCGGGGGCAGCCACGGCTTCGTGGTGGGCCACATTACCCCCGAGGCACAGGAAGGCGGCCCGATTGCCCTGGTGGAGGACGGCGACGAAATCGTCATCGACGCGGAGCACAATACCATCACCTTGAACGTTTCCGAACAGGCGATGATCGACCGTCATGCCCGCTGGCAGGCACCGGCACCGCGCTATACCCGCGGCGTGTTGGCCAAGTATGCCCGCACCGTGGGCTCGGCTTCCCAGGGCGCGGTGACCGACGGCGATTAACACGCGACACGCTTGCACGCTGGCACGCCATGCTTGCCAGGCCAGAGTAAGACGGAAAGGTCTGATTGCTCGGGAAGTGAGTAATCGCTGGTACGCAGGCACACAAACACGCCGACATGCTATTTAGTGTTGCCGCCAGGTTTAGCGTGCAAGCGTGTTGCGTGTAAGCGTGCCAGCGCATTGTGGAGCCCCCCAGGCCCCTTCCATGCAAGGAAGGGCAGAGATCTCCTTTATATCAATCCGGTGCGCGTCGGAACCCCACGCCGAAACGATTCAGCATGTTGATCACGCCGATCACGTAAGTGAGATCGGTGCATTCCTTCTCGGTGAACTGATCCGCCAGCGCCCGGTAAAGCGCCTCGTCATCGTGGTCGGCGTCGCTGAGGCGGGTCAGGTGGTCGGTCCAGGCCAGGGCGGCCCTTTCCCGCTGGCTGAACCAGGGTGCTTCGTGCCAGCCCGGCAGGGTATCCAGCACTTCGTTGGGAATACCCCGGTTGCGGGCATCCGCCGCGTGCATGGACATGCAAAACAGACAGCCGTTGATCTGCGAGGCACGCAGTTTCACCAGCTCCACCAGACGATGTTCCAGACCGGTGGCATCGATGACTTTTTGCGTGGCGAACACCGCCTTCATGGTGTCCGGTGAGGCGTTGTAGAAATCGAAGCGGGCTTTCATCGTTATCTCCTGAACAAGAGTGTTATTCCGGCTCGTGGCGGAAGCCGACGTTGAACCGGTTCCACATGTTGATGACGCCGATGGCGTAGGTCAGATCGGTGCGCTCTTTTTCGCTGAAGTGCGCGGCCAACTGGTCGTATTCCGCCTCGTCGTCGCGATGGCCTTCGCCGAGGCGGGTGAGGTGGTCGGTCCAGGCCAGA
This sequence is a window from Alloalcanivorax dieselolei B5. Protein-coding genes within it:
- a CDS encoding YcxB family protein, yielding MEANYTITEDDYVRATKLFTRLTPKSMAVFGLVVAVLVVLMLFGSPVVRGAAMGGLIGGGVMFLLGRFVINPLLCRRHYRSYKAIQEPTTMTLMDDGIRFEAESGTAMVSWDKILKWRHNDRYILIYPMPRLYYIVPKAAGPGFDPALLIKALSARVGSAR
- a CDS encoding MFS transporter; this translates as MSVQQPKAAMARHPRIAELALALGGFGIGTGEFVIMGLLNRVALDLQVDPQDVGYAISSYAMGVVVGAPIISTLAARVPRRALLIILMLVFALGNLASALAPGFWSFVALRFIAGLPHGAYFGVAALVAASAVPFHQRARAVARVMTGLTVAILLGAPLGTWAGNQFGWPVAFAGVGAIALLTALMVRIFVPVQPVDPHASPLRELSALLKHRVLFTLGIASIGFGGMFAVFSYVMPTLTEQAGMDESLGPLVLAIFGIGTILGTLAGARAADGNLMKSIPGILIWCAVIQGLFFVAANSMWWGLLFVGLVGTSMALGPALQTRLMDVAGDGQTMAASLNHAAFNLANALGAWLAGVATRGDLPWSTTGLVGTALALGGLLVFFAGRAVEKRGA
- the ilvD gene encoding dihydroxy-acid dehydratase, which produces MNEDKRRRYSAPVVDGIAKAPSRAMLRATGFTDEDFVKPQVGIASTWSRVTPCNMHIDGLAREAGAGADAAGGKSVIFNTITISDGIANGTEGMKYSLVSREVIADSIETVAGCEGFDGLVAIGGCDKNMPGCLMGLARLNRPSVFVYGGTIQPGPGHTDLISVFEAVGAYTKGDKRLIEVEQVEKVAVPGPGSCGGMYTANTMASAIEALGMSLPGSSAQNAVSEDKLADCRAAGAAVLDLLERDIKPSDILTREAFENAITVVIALAGSTNAVLHLMAMAHTIGVPLSLEDFTRIGKRVPVLADVRPSGHYLMSELVAIGGIQPLMKTLLEEGLLHGDCLTVTGRTLAENLADVAPYPDEQNIIRALDNPIKKDSHLRILYGNLAPTGAVAKITGHEGTHFSGKARVFASEEDATAGVMEGTVVAGDVVVIRYEGPRGGPGMREMLTPTSAIMGRGLGNDVALITDGRFSGGSHGFVVGHITPEAQEGGPIALVEDGDEIVIDAEHNTITLNVSEQAMIDRHARWQAPAPRYTRGVLAKYARTVGSASQGAVTDGD
- a CDS encoding carboxymuconolactone decarboxylase family protein translates to MKARFDFYNASPDTMKAVFATQKVIDATGLEHRLVELVKLRASQINGCLFCMSMHAADARNRGIPNEVLDTLPGWHEAPWFSQRERAALAWTDHLTRLSDADHDDEALYRALADQFTEKECTDLTYVIGVINMLNRFGVGFRRAPD
- a CDS encoding ATP-binding protein → MPKLYPRTAFFRAALIVGLVIGLSQAITLWFFARNAYLPGIREYARLTALQAELIFEEGADGDVLEWRLGATTGIGVGTPPSLREPDSLLLTRPVVNQFGDELAELLDEPVTVRLEDARQPVLWVSAPSFEGTWLRVPMVFFRDYDRYLLLGWGVTVPLLAVIGGLLIARSLNRPLRRLARVALKVGRGEAVPVLDDTIGPTEIQAVNRAFNRMTRDLQQAQRDRALLLAGVSHDLRTPLTRLRLSAEFLDDEELSQGIIADIEDMDAILEQFIAFIRDGADEQPSYESLNALIEEVCGKYPAEQLRVTLAEVPRLMLKRLTAKRMLTNLITNALKYGAAPVEIHTMVDDNAVLLIVRDHGRGVREEDIPMLLQPFSRGEKARTLSGSGLGLAIVKRIVDMHHGQMALDNHPEGGLQVRIRFPVTGQLVQPETLSAGVR